In Rosa chinensis cultivar Old Blush chromosome 1, RchiOBHm-V2, whole genome shotgun sequence, a genomic segment contains:
- the LOC112181572 gene encoding serine/threonine-protein phosphatase 2A activator, whose translation MEPQEHPHHHPETLTPSTTTTSTTAAAVPCGKCGSMAAPPPPLSWPDTSPPPNYRPIRAPAINLPQNQQAIILTPVPQAKSVPPISPPFHFQTPSKIIQSPDDLRRFHDSDSGKHFLGFVVALSESIRSKKISDPCHHSPVTTAIVSILDTLLRWIDEIPPTQQAARYGNVSYRVWHERLVENSYNLMMQFLPQHLEASTVEIVPYFTDSFGNASRIDYGTGHETNFAAWLYCLARMEVIKEEDYPAVVARVFVKYLELMRKLQLVYCLEPAGSHGVWGLDDYHFLPFIFGSSQLIDHKHMKPKSIHNDDILENFSNEYMYLSGIAFVKKVKKGPFSEHSPLLDDISGVPNWNKVNKGMLKMYKVEVLEKVPIMQHFLFGWLINWE comes from the exons ATGGAGCCCCAAGAACACCCCCACCACCACCCGGAAACCCTAACACCCTCTACCACCACCACATCCACCACCGCTGCCGCCGTTCCCTGCGGCAAATGCGGCTCCATGGCCGCACCTCCGCCGCCGCTGTCGTGGCCGGACACCTCCCCACCCCCAAACTACCGCCCCATCCGAGCCCCCGCCATCAACCTCCCTCAAAACCAACAAGCCATAATCCTCACCCCCGTCCCTCAAGCCAAGTCCGTCCCCCCAATCTCACCCCCTTTCCATTTCCAAACCCCCTCCAAGATCATCCAATCCCCCGACGACCTCCGCCGCTTCCACGACTCCGATTCCGGCAAACACTTCCTCGGCTTCGTCGTCGCCCTCTCCGAATCCATCCGGTCTAAGAAAATCTCCGACCCCTGCCACCACTCCCCCGTCACCACCGCCATCGTCTCCATTCTCGACACTCTCCTCCGTTGGATCGACGAAATCCCTCCCACTCAGCAAGCCGCCCGATACGGCAACGTTTCGTACCGCGTCTGGCACGAGCGTTTGGTCGAGAATAGCTACAACCTAATGATGCAATTCCTCCCCCAACATCTGGAAGCTTCCACCGTCGAGATCGTCCCTTATTTCACAGACAGCTTCGGAAACGCGAGCCGGATCGACTACGGCACCGGCCACGAGACCAATTTCGCGGCGTGGCTTTATTGCCTGGCGAGAATGGAGGTCATTAAGGAAGAGGATTACCCTGCCGTGGTGGCCAGAGTGTTCGTCAAGTACTTGGAGTTGATGAGGAAGCTGCAGCTGGTGTATTGCTTAGAGCCGGCGGGGTCTCACGGCGTTTGGGGCCTTGACGACTACCATTTCCTGCCCTTCATTTTCGGCTCTTCGCAGTTGATTGATCACAAGCATATGAAGCCCAAGTCCATTCATAATGATGATATACTGGAGAATTTTTCAAATGAGTATATGTATCTTTCGGGGATTGCTTTtgtgaagaaggtgaagaaggGTCCGTTTTCGGAGCACTCGCCTTTGTTGGATGATATCAGTGGAGTGCCGAATTGGAACAAAGTCAATAAGGGGATGCTGAAGATGTATAAGGTTGAGGTGTTGGAGAAGGTACCCATCATGCAGCATTTCCTATTTGGCTGGCTCATCAACTG GGAGTAG